A section of the Cygnus olor isolate bCygOlo1 chromosome 14, bCygOlo1.pri.v2, whole genome shotgun sequence genome encodes:
- the LOC121077906 gene encoding START domain-containing protein 10-like isoform X2, which produces MSRAGEMVYIPDDSDFSSFREQCESLEGWHCRYNKAGVTVWSRGQEESCTVQKIKTRISCKDVPAETLYDVLHDTGYRKKWDSHVIETYDIGRLTANADVGYYSWKCPSPLKNRDFVTLRSWLPLGDDYIILNYSVKHPKFPPRKDFVRAVSLQTGYLIKANGTGACVLYYLTQVDPRGSLPKWVVNRVSQFVAPKAMKKIYKAGLKYPEWKRRHDPGYKPWVYPEQSTLPSLSLAELSLQHADSLEHIDETGLTEDHLSTSDHEA; this is translated from the exons ATGTCCAGAGCGGGGGAGATGGTTTATATCCCAGACGACTCCGACTTCAGCTCGTTCAGGGAGCAGTGCGAGAGCCTGGAGGGCTGGCACTGCCGCTACAACAAGGCTGGCGTCACCGTCTGGAGCCGTGGCCAGGAGGAAAGCTGCACCGTGCAGAAAATCAAG ACCCGCATCTCCTGCAAGGACGTCCCTGCCGAGACGCTCTACGACGTGCTGCACGACACCGGCTACCGCAAGAAGTGGGACTCGCACGTCATCGAGACCTACGACATCGGGCGCCTGACCGCGAACGCCGACGTGGGATACTACTCCT GGAAGTGCCCCAGCCCCCTGAAGAACCGGGATTTTGTCACCCTGCGCTCCTGGCTGCCCCTGGGCGATGACTACATCATCCTCAACTACAGCGTCAAGCACCCG AAATTCCCTCCCCGGAAGGATTTTGTCAGGGCCGTCTCCCTGCAGACCGGTTACCTGATCAAGGCCAATGGCACCGGCGCCTGCGTCCTCTATTATCTCACCCAGGTGGACCCACGAG GATCGCTGCCAAAGTGGGTGGTGAACCGCGTCTCACAGTTCGTGGCACCCAAG GCAATGAAGAAGATCTACAAGGCAGGGCTGAAGTACCCTGAGTGGAAGCGCAGGCACGACCCTGGGTACAAGCCCTGGGTGTACCCGGAGCAGAGCACGCTGCCCAGCCTCAGCCTGGCCGAGCTCTCGCTGCAGCACGCCGACTCGTTGGAGCACATCGATGAGACTGGGCTGACCGAGGACCACCTGAGCACCAGCGACCACGAGGCCTGA
- the LOC121077906 gene encoding START domain-containing protein 10-like isoform X3, producing the protein MVYIPDDSDFSSFREQCESLEGWHCRYNKAGVTVWSRGQEESCTVQKIKTRISCKDVPAETLYDVLHDTGYRKKWDSHVIETYDIGRLTANADVGYYSWKCPSPLKNRDFVTLRSWLPLGDDYIILNYSVKHPKFPPRKDFVRAVSLQTGYLIKANGTGACVLYYLTQVDPRGSLPKWVVNRVSQFVAPKAMKKIYKAGLKYPEWKRRHDPGYKPWVYPEQSTLPSLSLAELSLQHADSLEHIDETGLTEDHLSTSDHEA; encoded by the exons ATGGTTTATATCCCAGACGACTCCGACTTCAGCTCGTTCAGGGAGCAGTGCGAGAGCCTGGAGGGCTGGCACTGCCGCTACAACAAGGCTGGCGTCACCGTCTGGAGCCGTGGCCAGGAGGAAAGCTGCACCGTGCAGAAAATCAAG ACCCGCATCTCCTGCAAGGACGTCCCTGCCGAGACGCTCTACGACGTGCTGCACGACACCGGCTACCGCAAGAAGTGGGACTCGCACGTCATCGAGACCTACGACATCGGGCGCCTGACCGCGAACGCCGACGTGGGATACTACTCCT GGAAGTGCCCCAGCCCCCTGAAGAACCGGGATTTTGTCACCCTGCGCTCCTGGCTGCCCCTGGGCGATGACTACATCATCCTCAACTACAGCGTCAAGCACCCG AAATTCCCTCCCCGGAAGGATTTTGTCAGGGCCGTCTCCCTGCAGACCGGTTACCTGATCAAGGCCAATGGCACCGGCGCCTGCGTCCTCTATTATCTCACCCAGGTGGACCCACGAG GATCGCTGCCAAAGTGGGTGGTGAACCGCGTCTCACAGTTCGTGGCACCCAAG GCAATGAAGAAGATCTACAAGGCAGGGCTGAAGTACCCTGAGTGGAAGCGCAGGCACGACCCTGGGTACAAGCCCTGGGTGTACCCGGAGCAGAGCACGCTGCCCAGCCTCAGCCTGGCCGAGCTCTCGCTGCAGCACGCCGACTCGTTGGAGCACATCGATGAGACTGGGCTGACCGAGGACCACCTGAGCACCAGCGACCACGAGGCCTGA